The genomic stretch CTATTATTAAGGCAGACTGGATCACTTAAATGTTGTTGTCACTTAAATGTTGTTGTGAGTTTGATATGTCAAAGTTTTGGTGTGTCAAAGTTATACAGTATTTTTAGTATATTTGTCTAGTTTTTATAGAGTTGTGGATTATTTGTTTAAGTAAAttttgtgttttaattttttacttattatattattaatataaaaattatcctgacttttttaaaaattaataaaaaaaatttgattcaGTTTTTTTTGCTTATCTTTAATATTTTGCGGGGGTTTAGAACCTCCGTTAAGAAACCTCCCAAGTTTATTCAACCAAGATACCAGCGGTCGCTCAAACTCCCCGCAAATAAATTGTGGGAATCCTATAAGCGGTAGTTTTCAAAACTCCCGCAAAACATCCTGCGGAGGTCAAAAACCCCCGCTAATTGGTAAAATAACCCCCGCTATCAAGGCGCATTTTTTGTAGTGtgtggaaaagtatttgcaataatagttgtctatgtggatgacattagTATTATtgaaactcctgaagagcttccaaaagctacaaattgtttaaataaagattttgagatgaaggacctagaaaagacaaaatatgtctaggtttctaaattgagcatgtggacaaaagaatatttgtacatcaaaaggctatatagaaaagtgttgaaatgattctatatgaacaaatgtcacatgtttcctactccaatatggttgttagatcattagatgtggagaaagatctttttaggcctcgagaaaaggataaaaattgcttggtccagaagtaccatatcttagtgcaattggagtactaatgcaccttgataaatatacacatcatgatatatcatttgcggtcaatctataagtaagatagaattattcacctatacgaagaaattggaaagcggtcaaacatatacttcgttatcttagagatgcaggttacttgtcagattctcacaatggtagatcagaaagaggttatttatttacatgtgatggtacaaccatttcatggagatctatgaaacaaatcatggaaacaacttcataaaatcctgcataactattaccactacatgaagtcacttcgaagaagacattttaagcaacgactacaaagaatatcgtctcacatgtaaatgtctgcgtgagggggagaaatacatatgttttgcactcttttttccttcaccatggttttgtcccattgggttttcctggtaaggtttttaacgaggcaattcacattcaagggatattgtactctttttccttcactagaatttttcccactgggttttctctagtaaggttttaacgaggcatatcctcaatggacatccaagggggagtgttatgaataaatattgtagatgtccatatatattcttatctttcatcttcatattccttattaagtggtatagtaaggttatgatttttcatcttcctaatgtcctataaatagataccactttgcaatgtaaagagaactacttgaaagatgataatacaatattacattttctctactctttctctccttcatctctatattgttttggttaattttataacaattatGCCGATATTATACTTTTTTGcgctataaataaaataataaaaaaaatcttatttgttaattaatgaatacaagaaaaaataattattataatctcACCTATATAACTAGTGCTAAACTCTCTTTTAAATTTTTCTATGAAAAGATTTTTTTCTGTGAATCATGAATAAGTACATTAATACATATTGAATATTTATCATAATTTATGAGGATGGATAACCTTAAATCTGCAGCCACAAATTATATATAGCACACGCATGGATGGATTTAGCAATTCTTAGCCACTAATTGGTAAGCTTTGAGTTTGGATTTATGATGAAAAGTTTTAGAATTGACTTTACCTCTTATAAACATGATTTATAGCATTGAAATTTAAAtatttggttcatttgattttgtCTTCAAACCTCAAAATGACAAATGACAAGGAGATCATAAATAAAATAGCTTTTTccatttaattaaaaacaaattgtcATAAAAAAAGTTTTGCTTTACATTAAATATATTTACACTAAGATCatctcatttcaattttaataaaaaatatatttttcaaactaCTTTACTTTACTTCTTTGACAGTGCTTTATTTTAAGATCACGTTAACACACGCTATCAATATTTAAAATCCAGTGGAGTAGTATATTCTTTTCAGCAGGAAGAAGATCCTAGCCATGCTAATAATCACTTTCAAATTTCAATCATCCATGACGTGATCAAACTTTATGTTATTGTTTTTGGACCAAACTCAAATTTCTTTTAATTTGAGATTGCTTATTTAAGATTCATCTCTTAGTATTAATTAAGCAACGTGACATAGACAACCTTCActacaatataaaaattaaaaaaataaatttaaaaataatgaacaTCAAAATATGACCAGGGTTGATCTTGAGTAAGGGCGATACAACTAGGGTTGACAAAATGTATATCCGGCCCGTTGAACATGCCCGTTTTTCCTGCACCTGTTAATGTGACCATCCCGCTCCGTCTTATTTTTTATGCGGGCTTTTGCGGACATggaaattaacataaatttttatatttttacgcTTAAATTTTTTTCCAGGACAAATCAAAGTTTTAGGTCCGCACCCTTAACTATGTCAGTCCCACCCTATTTTTTTCAGACTTTTACGAGACGAATCTAAACGGGACGGACATGTCCGTTTGCCACCTTTAGAGTCAGCCCTTAATATAAGGTCTCCAAGTTAAAGAACttccttttgttttaaaaaaattaaaatatatagttaatactgtattaaattaattataatataaagAATAAACACGAATTTGTCCATAACCGAGTGAAGTAGGGCAAATGTGAAACaatttttacattaaaaaaaaaaatcatatatttaataatatttaattttgaacaattttcaattgttttgattggtttgagATTTTAATTTGAATCAGAATAGACTTGAACACCTTAGCTACTATCCATATTCCACATGATAATGTTTCAACTTTGACTTTATGGGcatgtttgttttaatttgaatttatttttatttttaaaaaatattttttttaatttttttttaaattaaaagattaattttcatattttataacataaatatatattatatattattgaagattAAAAATAATCGTCGAAATATATCTAGATTGGTTGTAATGAGGTGAAAAAAAAAAGTCGTGTGGCCTGGGATACCGTTTGTAGACCGAAATGCCATGAAGATTGGATATTATAAATTTGACAGTCTGAAATCAGGTAACCATGATGAAATGTTTGTGGAATTTGAGCAGAAAATTGGATAATCTTTGGGTTAAGTGGATATATATgtattacttaaaaaaaaaaaaaaaagagtattaTGCAGGTTGAAAGTCGAAGTCACTGTTCTTGGATGTTCAACAATGTTTTGGCTCAAAGAGAGAAAGTTAGCCTGAACCAGAAATGGAAGCAAGAATGGAGTAATCAGCTGCAAAAGGAAAATTTTCCGatgaaaattatatataatttactaATGGAGAAAATTGATCGGGTTCCGTGGAGATTTCTGTTGAACCATAACACCGCAAGGCCCCGCGCTGTTGTGAATTTATGGTTGATGTGTCACGGTAGAATAGCCACAAAAGATAGGCTGAAAAGATTTGGAATAATCAACGATAGTCATTATAGTTTATATAACGAAATTGAGGAATCTATTACCCATCTGTTTTTTGAATGCAAAATTACAaaatccaattgggatcaggttctTAAATGGATAGAAGTTACACATGAGCCTAAAGCTTGGGATGAAGAACTCAATTGGACTATCCAAGAAACTGAAAAGAAGGGGTGGAAAGCTAGTCTCCTTAAACTAGCCTTCACTGAAACTCTATATGAGGTGTGGATTATAGAAATGATGAAGTTTTCAAGAACAATGTGAATAGAAACATAGTTGAGCATATCATAGATAATATTGCATACAAGTGCTGGTATACTAATAGGCTTAGAAAGAATACAGTAACTTTGATGCTATAggcatgttttttttgtttgtcgTTCTTGCTGGCTGGATCCTAAGAGATCGTCATGTActtatttgtattttgaattaatatattcctCCTTTTGATTCAAACAAATTATATAGCCGAAATTACATTGTTTTTCAAAAAgatgtatttcaaaaataatttttttgaaaaactatttaaaatagtttcaaatttaaatcatttttaaaaattttaatttttcaaaaaaaattatagtaaaaCAATCCGAAAATTATAGTGAATGTTGAAATTTTTCTAaaagaatattttattaataattatttaaacaaaattcttatttaaaaaatcaaataatagtttgtattataaaaattatttttataaaactaaaacaatccgaccatatatatatatatatatatatatatatatatatatatatatatatatatatatatatatatatatatatatatatatatatatatatatatatatatatatatatatatatatatatttttacactgtcaatcaatcacaaccatgcatatatatatatatatatatatatatatatatatatatatatatatttacactgtcaatcaatcacaaccatgcatctaattaaaactcaattttaatttaaaaaaattaatatgacatggcaagtgtaaggattttgattggatgtatttgtaaagtttgtttacattgtcagtgcactacctttaaactatatatatatatatatatatatatatatatatatatatatatatatatatatatatatatatatatatatatatatatatatatatatatatatatatatatatatatatatatatatatatatatatataaaaggtttTGTTAAATTGAAGAATGCGAACGTGAATGTTATTTACAAATTgcaataaaaaattatgatttaaaagtttagtttttaaaattaaacaaagaCCGAAGAAAAACAGAGTTTGTGGGCAAACgtcattaaaaatacaaaaaacaaagtactcttttagggaaccaataTAATTACTTCAAATTTTAGGTCAAAGGAACAATTCATGACCTAACTAGGTGACTATTATTACCCGTATAAAGCTCACTATGTCACAAactaatttgaattttgaataattaatttaggGCTTTCTTCATCTGTAGGTATATAATAATGTAAAGTCAATCTTAAATGATCGCTCAATACATTAGGCATGCATAAGAAAAGACAAAAGTGATATGAGAGTAGTCTTCTTCAATGTAACTTTTTTCTTGGAAAAAAAAAACGAAATTGCATTCAGTGGCTGAGTCAGACAAAGTAATGtaagataataaataaaatatttaaattagaataaatataaagttaattactaaaaaattaaattatatgattTAAAAGTATCTTATAACAATGGTCATCATGTTTACTAAAAGAAATAGCCGAACAATTATATCTAGTCAAAATACATTAATACTGGTGGGGGCATATGCCTTCACACTTGCATGAGTAGCTTCATCCCTGACacggagaaaatattttttttgtgtgcTAGATTGTCAAACTCCTACACCATCATACAATCTAAATCTTgatttgcaacaaaaaaaaaaatcataaacaacAGCAAAGAATGAACCTCCTATGCAATGATTTCACGTTTCTTAAGAATTGAAAACCAACTTATGTTAATTttgcttgaggttgaagatgaatttaGATGCAAAAGTATTCTTTAAAAGTGGAATTCTATATTTTTAGCAAGACTTTCAACGTTATGATTATCATCACAATAATTACTAAATCTTAACGGCGAGGGAGTGAGGAAAATAATTTATATAGGTGCTTGAGATTATGCGTAAAAATGGGTAAAAATGATCTTTGATTCAGGTCATAAGCACATGTATGATTTGAGCCAAGTGAAAAAGTAATTCGGAATAAGATCTACACTTATTAGAAAATCATTTTAGTCATGATTCGAGTCATGTATAGTGTGATTAGAATCTAGACAGAATTATGATTTGAGTCATGAAACTTTGAGTCAAATCAAACAAGACAGAAGGCAAACATGGAAGTGCATTACTTCATGATTCGAGTCAAGAAATCTGTGATTCGAAACATAGATTTCTGTGAGTCGATTCAAGTGTAAACTGTGAGTCAAATCATGTCAGCTTCACAAACTTTCTGAAATCCTATGTTTCATTTGATTCGAGTCATAGGAtgtgtgatttgaatcacacacctaaaactcaattttctgcAATCTTAAAGATGTTTTGAGATCCTACTAATGTCATGACTTGAATCAATCTCAAATATGATTCTTTATTCAAAAGCTCGACTAATTTACTTAAAACATATTGCTTACACTAAAAAAATAAATCTTTTTATTTATACATGCAAAACATCGATTCAATGCAAAACACTATTTAAAAAGCATTACGCTCAATTCTAAGATATTTATAAAGATCTAACTTAAATGAGACTCAATTACGAAAGTGATAAATGATAAACGATAATAAACAAGACAAGCAACAAAACCAAATCTTTAGAGGGCAGAGCAACTTCAAGGTCGAAAAAAGCAAGGAAAATCCCTTGGATTAGGTGGTCATATGTTGCACATCAATGGAGCgtgatgatcttagagtgaagGATTATAGGGCATTTAATCTTGCTTTGTTATTGAAATAGATATAGAAGATTATCTCAAGGGACAACAAGCTTTCGAAGGATATTTTGTCAACAAGATATGGCAACCTTACTTTGATCTCCCTTTGGGGTTTTCATTCTTGGTCCATAGATGAATATTATGTATGGTGGAAAGGCATCTCTCAATTGGATGCCAAGATCCATTCTATTTTAGATTGGTTCTTTAAAATTATAAATGCGAAGATAATGAATGGGAACCTTACATCCTTCTAGTAAGAAATATATGGATTATGGGAGATGCTCTAGCATCTTTACTTTCCTCGTTTACTTTTGTCTATGACTAAAAAATTGTGTAGTGGGGAATGTAGCCATTTGAGTATGTGAGAGGTATAGCCTTGGAATTTTATCAAGAGGTGTATTTATTTTGTTTGGGAAAAATATTTTGTATCcaaccttcaaattattttacaTTGGGTATCTCTTTCTTTAGTCGCAAACACTTGGTCTTGGGTTCACGACTCCATCGACCATTACTTTGCTTG from Vicia villosa cultivar HV-30 ecotype Madison, WI linkage group LG4, Vvil1.0, whole genome shotgun sequence encodes the following:
- the LOC131598632 gene encoding uncharacterized protein LOC131598632; this translates as MEKIDRVPWRFLLNHNTARPRAVVNLWLMCHGRIATKDRLKRFGIINDSHYSLYNEIEESITHLFFECKITKSNWDQVLKWIEVTHEPKAWDEELNWTIQETEKKGWKASLLKLAFTETLYEVWIIEMMKFSRTM